In the genome of Monodelphis domestica isolate mMonDom1 chromosome 2, mMonDom1.pri, whole genome shotgun sequence, one region contains:
- the LOC103097616 gene encoding LOW QUALITY PROTEIN: sorting nexin-16-like (The sequence of the model RefSeq protein was modified relative to this genomic sequence to represent the inferred CDS: inserted 1 base in 1 codon; deleted 1 base in 1 codon), giving the protein MATPYVPVPIPVGNSSSNFTTNRSQRSSSFGSISTSSNSSKGQTEDSNVGSYKKTTMPDQMDNNSSMCSSPLIRTKFTGIESSIEYSTRPVENEDQQSTESVNWEERSSTPTILGYEVMEERAKFTVYKVLIRRSPEESWVVFRRYTDFSRLNDKLKDMFPGFRLALPPKRWFKDNYNADFLEDRQLGLQAFLQNLVAHKDIANCLAVREFXLDDPPGPFDSLEESRAFCETLEETNYQLQKELLEKQKEVESLKKLLNEKQLHIDTIENRIRLLSLEHEETLRISREGECIRKIESSAIEADEDSLYEKNRSDKVPKSGWTDCESEKSITEVEVAEVAYAAEEEED; this is encoded by the exons ATGGCAACTCCGTATGTCCCTGTGCCTATTCCTGTAGGAAATTCTTCATCAAATTTTACAACAAACAGAAGCCAAAGAAGTTCTTCTTTTGGGAGTATTTCAACAAGTTCAAATTCTTCCAAAGGCCAAACAGAAGACTCTAATGTGGGTAGTTACAAAAAGACAACTATGCCTGATCAGATGGATAACAATTCATCTATGTGTAGCAGCCCTCTAATTAGGACTAAATTTACAGGTATAGAATCTTCCATTGAATATTCTACTAGGCCAGTAGAAAATGAAGACCAA CAAAGTACAGAATCTGTGAACTGGGAAGAAAGATCTTCTACACCTACTATATTGGGTTATGAGGTGATGGAAGAAAGGGCTAAATTTACTGTATATAAAGTGCTAATAAGAAGAAGCCCAGAAGAAAGCTGGGTTGTTTTCAGAAGGTATACTGATTTCTCTAGGCTGAATGACAAATTAAAGGACATGTTTCCAGGCTTTCGGCTGGCCCTTCCACCAAAACGCTGGTTCAAAGACAATTATAATGCTGATTTCTTAGAAGATAGACAGCTGGGACTTCAGGCATTCCTACAGAATTTAGTAGCTCATAAAGACATTGCTAACTGCCTTGCAGTAAGAGAAT CTTTGGATGATCCACCAGGTCCATTTGATAGCTTAGAAGAAAGCAGGGCTTTCTGTGAAACTCTAGAAGAAACAAACTATCaattacaaaaagagctacttgaaaaacaaaaagaggtgGAATCACTGAAGAAATTGCTAAATGAGAAACAACTGCATATAGACACTATAGAGAACAGAATTAGGTTATTGTCTTTAGAACATGAAGAAACACTTAGAATTTCAAGAGAAGGTGAATGTATCCGAAAGATAGAGTCTTCTGCAATTGAAGCAGATGAAGATAGCTTGTATGAAAAAAACAGGTCTGATAAGGTTCCCAAGAGTGGCTGGACTGATTGTGAATCTGAAAAATCAATAACTGAAGTGGAGGTAGCTGAAGTGGCCTATGCtgctgaagaagaagaagactga